ATTAGTGCTCCCGTTTCTTTCATTAGCTTCGCTAGTAATTTCTGTTTGTTCGCAAGTGTACTTCCTTGTTTATGAAGTATTGAAATGATTATAACAGCATGATTTATTATGGTCACAGATCTCAAAGCAGGTTCCTGGTATTCCCTTATTTATTGAACGAGAAAACCACACTCATGGTTTCAGTTGCACTGAGGCTGGTTCATTATGGGTGGCTCAGCACGTTGCAAACTTAATTAAGAATCAAGTAGCATGTGCAAACCAATGAGCTCTGGCTCCTTGGCGGCTTGTATAATGTGAGTTTTTCAAGTTAAAAGGATTGGACATTTGGTAAATTGCAAAATGATAGCTCAAAAAAGTTTACTTGAATTTCTTTATCAATGCTACTAGagcatttgttttcttcaagtTTATCATCTCTAAGAGTATCCAATGACTCTGTAGTTCTCATCTATTGGATTTGTCAGGATTTTTGAAATGGAGAGAATATTTGAGAAAAGTGAATGAAGTATTTGTGATTTTATTTGAATGAGAAAAACTAATCCAGATGAACACTGAATCAATATTTAGGGGGCATTTGGAAGAGTTTATACTTATATTATGATTATGACATATAACACTTGTGTAAGTGTTCTAAAGAACTTTTACAAATAGTTATGATATGCCAATAGGCTATTTTCCAGAATATTTTCCTAAGCTCCTTAGTTGACTTATAGAAACAACTAATACAAAATTTATGTAGAGTCTATCCTCATTTTCTATTTGATTGTAAAAATAACTTGTACATAATACAGGCACTAAGTCGTTTACAGAATTAGGTAGATCTACTAAGTACTCAAAGATGAGCAGCTATACAGCTGCGACACACACTATCAGAGATGCCAACTGCATTCTATAACATTGTAGCACTTGTCTCCCCGTTGTTAATTTCCGTTTGTTCTCAAGTTTTCTTCCTCATTTACCCGGCACAGAATGATTACTGTGGcataatatattgtttattcTTTCCAGAAAACTACACCTGTGGCTTCTGTTGCATTAAGCCTTGTTCATTTAGGGTGGCTCAGCATGTGGCAAACATAATCAAGAATCCGGCGGTTTGTACAAACCAATAAGGTCTGACTCTTTTGCTATTATTGGCCTGTATTATGTGAGTTTTCTAAGTTAATCGCCGAAAGGATTGAATCAGTAATCActgataaattataaaaattatagttTTAAAAAACTGGGTTGCATTTCTTTATCAACGTTACTACTTACTAGTGCATTTGTTTCTCAAAATTTTATCATGGCCGACCAAATTCTACTATTATCTTGTTGGTCTTGTCTCccattagtaaaataaaattagagcaTAATTGATTGAAAAACCAATGGATGAATTTTAACCTCAAAGTATGTTAGTGGAGCAGGAGCACCATGCACCTGTGTTGGTGGAATTTGCCATTCTTTGACTTTTGTTACTGTGGGGAAGTTTTTGCTTGTAGACTCTTTCATAATATCATCTTTCACTTAAGAATTTATGCttaagtgtaaaagtaaaagTAAAAGTGATTAGTTTATTCAaggttacaaaaaaaaaaaaagtgaatactTTGACACGAAAATACTATTAATTTAAATggcataaaataattaatgtcatGAATGACAAGTAACCAAAATTGGTGATGAAGATAAGCAAAATCACGAGTGTCTTTCCGAAAGCTTAATCTAAATAAGCTTGCACCCCGTGActacaacaaaatatttttgattaccttaatttttctatatattaATAGACAGGATTGCTTTCTAAAATATTTGCATGTGTCACAAACTGTAGTGCTTTTAAAGGGTAAATTCGAGTGTACTACTCTAACATACATTCACAATCAATTCATTGTCGGTTGTTCACGATGAGAGTAATTCACTTCGCTTTCTTTAATTGATCACAAATTTTCAGAATCGGATCTTTGAGAAACTGTAGCTGCTTACTAGCTCCGCAGTAAAGGTTTGAAATAAACCTACAATTACTAGTATGTCAAATTGGGTACATGAGATGAAGATGCATGGATGCCACTTATTCTAACATTGAAATCAGATTATTTTGAAACACTCGTTTGCTAGCAACAAAAGAAAGAGATTTagtttttcctgttttattTTTCTGCTACTTAAAGTAGTTTCACCCGACCGGCACATCCTACATATTTTCTGTTTTACttttctgctacttaagtagcagactttataaaaatgaaattattttgaaaaatgtcgTCTACTACTTTAGTAGACGTTGTAAAAATAGGGTTTTTTTAGGGGGGTGGGGTGTCCGCTACCTAAGTAACGGACGGGGTACTTTGGTAAATtcgtagggcgcgcgagaaaataGATAGAGTGATCAAACTAAATCTCCAAAAGAAAGACAACATGATAATAAAAACAGGATTAATTAGTCTtagtgagcttagctcagtttggagctcgggttcgaacccgggacacttcacttattcacttttaaggtgaattttgtAGTCGCTAggttacttgaaaaaaaaaaaaaaacaggattAATTATGTAGtccttataaattattttatgtcaaaaaattctaaatcaatTGAACATGGTCAAGAAAAGACACCTAAAATGAATAACAGTAGTGTAGTGCAAatgtgcagattttttttcctttctccgATAATTGTCTTTGAAACATATCGAACTaaatacaacaaatattttttttgacagtaaatAACAAATATCTTAGAAGTATAAAATCAAACggatattctttttttttttacaatgttgTCAATTGATGATCGAACCTAAAACTTCATGCATACTATTCAAATCCCTCAGCACTAGACCAAACATAGTGGTCTAAAGGGATATTCCTATTCGCATAAACTTTTAGATCGAACCTAAAACTTCATGCATACTATTCAAATCCCTCAGCACTAGACCAAACATAGTGGTCTAAAGGGATATTCCTATTCGCATAaacttttaatattataaaaatgaaaatgccAAAAATCTAATCCTTATATTCTTGCTCTGCTGTCATATCAGCCTCTTACTTGTAGTTGTCATTAAAGACAAGATCTTCCAAATCTCATATTAAATTCATAGTTAAAGTAGCCATTTATTATTTCCCAAATCAAAACCTATCACATTAGCAAGACAAATGACCACCTTGTGAATATTCATTTCATACCATGCGCAAACCTGAAATGCCTCTGATTCTCAATGCATGCCATCATATGCCAATCCTCTAGTTACCTccatcaacattttttttttactttaatactcaaattaccAGATTCACATTTTAGATGCGAATAAGTATGGAATTTCAAGTTTGAACCTAGGTCACTGTATATCAATGTCCCTTCAACTACTAACTGAATTACGAAACATTtctattcaaaaattaaaactaaatagTCAGTTTAGTTCTTAAATGTGTAAGACAGTGCTAGTATAATCTTTAaatgtattaaaattataaacacATTTCTTCAAATGTCTCTTATGTTAATAAAATCTGATGAACAAAATTGACCAACTGATAAACACATTTCACATCTTGGAGTTCCAAAATAATTAAgacatatttaaatattttttaagaaaaatttgatTCATTTAAAGACTATTGTGACAACACTATTTAAAGACCAAAatgatgatttatatttttttaaaaaaaactactgtCCAGGTCACTATGCTGTCACAAAATTAACCAAGCAAGTTAAATAAATGATCCTTTATTAGTTCACATGCAACACTAACATTAAGACCTCCTTATAGCTTATACAGTCCCCATCACAAACCCATCTCCATAAATAAAAAGCCACTTTCTACAGCAACACTATACCCTTTGACTTAGGCAATATCCTTCTTCTGTTCCCTTCTCTTTTTTCATACTCTCTTTCCATAGCAGTCACAGAACACAAAATAACATAGCAATGTCTAGCTCCAGAAAGAAGCTTCTTCTGAACACTGTGTCGGTGAAACTAGGCTGTGGAAGTTGCAGAAAGCTAAAGTTAAGTAACATATTCaacccaaaaccaaaacccaagaACCCCACTTACCAAAAACACAAACTTTACAATAACCAGTACTCCTCTTCCTCAGGTCCTTGGAGTAGTACTGAAGACAAATATGACAGTACAAGCACCCCAAATACCACCACTACTACCAACACTGCCACCACATTTTCACCTTTGTATCAATCAAACTTTTCTGATTCAGAAACCTATGCAAAGGACCAGAGAAGAGTAGGAGGTTTAGGCAGAGCTGGAGGAGAAGGTGTTGCTGTGGAGAAAGATTCTGAAGACCCTTATCTTGATTTCAGACATTCCATGCTTCAAATGATATTGGAGAATGAAATATACTCAAAAGATGATCTTAGAGAGCTTCTGAATTGCTTTCTTCAGCTGAATGAACCTTATCACCATGGTGTTATAGTCAGAGCTTTTACTGAGATTTGGAATGGTGTCTCTTTGAGGCCTAGTTCATCGAGGGTTCATACAACTCGGACCCGTAAGCCACGCAGACATTAATAGATTAACTATTAAGTGTGTATTTGGTATCACAACCGGTTAGACAAAATCATGGTAGCACCGTGATTTTCTTGAAGCTATATAAA
This genomic interval from Trifolium pratense cultivar HEN17-A07 linkage group LG6, ARS_RC_1.1, whole genome shotgun sequence contains the following:
- the LOC123890335 gene encoding transcription repressor OFP6-like, with protein sequence MSSSRKKLLLNTVSVKLGCGSCRKLKLSNIFNPKPKPKNPTYQKHKLYNNQYSSSSGPWSSTEDKYDSTSTPNTTTTTNTATTFSPLYQSNFSDSETYAKDQRRVGGLGRAGGEGVAVEKDSEDPYLDFRHSMLQMILENEIYSKDDLRELLNCFLQLNEPYHHGVIVRAFTEIWNGVSLRPSSSRVHTTRTRKPRRH